Proteins found in one Enterococcus sp. 9D6_DIV0238 genomic segment:
- a CDS encoding HNH endonuclease encodes MVYQRFKLPQAYCPKCSRKVELLFSEEKDEAGRFYICFKCQTIGQFGVGELPKDDYAGFSVKRKEEIKQLVEEISDKYIYKAKGSQLRLEEKSNTYTRRWLSLYEYEKAFGETLGFETIDFREDKTRCKWCAQALEGRRTSFCSDRCSRNYGKATFFKRGISTLPYRIASRDRFYCRVTGEDLAVTNRLGVRIPASNQQMEIHHLVFVADGGSDHETNLLTVSKQVHKDYHSGVDYAVQAIEQIKQVQLQMYREKMYVK; translated from the coding sequence ATGGTGTATCAGCGATTTAAACTTCCGCAGGCGTATTGTCCCAAGTGTTCTAGAAAAGTAGAATTGCTTTTTTCAGAAGAAAAGGATGAAGCTGGTCGATTTTATATTTGCTTTAAATGTCAGACGATCGGGCAATTCGGTGTAGGAGAATTGCCGAAGGATGATTATGCTGGATTTTCCGTTAAAAGAAAAGAAGAAATCAAGCAGCTGGTAGAGGAGATTTCGGACAAGTACATTTATAAGGCTAAAGGTAGTCAACTGCGTTTGGAAGAAAAAAGTAACACCTATACAAGACGTTGGTTAAGTCTATATGAATACGAAAAAGCATTTGGTGAAACACTTGGATTTGAAACAATTGATTTCAGAGAAGATAAAACAAGATGTAAGTGGTGCGCTCAAGCATTAGAAGGGCGACGTACCTCTTTTTGCTCAGATCGATGTAGCCGGAATTATGGAAAAGCAACCTTCTTCAAGCGGGGAATTTCAACACTCCCATATAGAATTGCAAGCCGAGATCGCTTTTATTGTCGAGTGACTGGAGAAGATCTCGCTGTAACGAATCGATTGGGTGTTAGGATACCTGCTAGCAATCAACAGATGGAAATTCATCATCTAGTGTTTGTAGCAGATGGCGGAAGCGACCACGAAACGAATTTATTGACTGTCTCAAAACAAGTCCATAAAGACTATCATAGTGGGGTTGATTATGCTGTTCAGGCAATTGAACAGATCAAACAAGTACAGTTGCAGATGTATCGGGAAAAAATGTATGTAAAATAA
- a CDS encoding TMEM175 family protein — translation MSKSRLEAFTDAVIAIVMTILVLELHQPTTDTLAGLVGIEKKLFIYVVSFVMLAIYWNNHHHMFQLVHKINGRVLWANNFFIFTLTLVPFATAWVGDFIDSLVPQLTYGIVTLIANCAYLILTKELIRANGKESTLRELFQRYNKSYITIFLNLLGLALGWLIHPYFVLVLNISSLIMWIIPDRRIENKYKE, via the coding sequence ATGTCAAAATCGAGGCTCGAAGCATTTACAGACGCAGTGATCGCTATCGTCATGACGATCTTAGTATTAGAGTTACACCAGCCAACAACAGATACTTTAGCTGGATTGGTTGGGATCGAGAAGAAGCTTTTTATCTATGTTGTCAGTTTTGTGATGCTGGCGATTTATTGGAATAATCATCATCATATGTTTCAACTAGTTCATAAAATCAATGGCAGAGTGCTGTGGGCAAATAACTTTTTCATTTTTACATTAACATTGGTGCCTTTTGCAACAGCCTGGGTCGGTGATTTCATTGACAGCTTAGTCCCACAATTGACCTATGGTATTGTGACGTTGATCGCCAATTGTGCCTATTTGATATTGACGAAAGAATTGATACGAGCAAACGGTAAAGAATCTACTTTAAGAGAGCTGTTCCAGCGCTATAATAAATCGTACATCACGATTTTTTTAAATCTCTTAGGATTGGCTCTTGGCTGGTTGATTCATCCATACTTTGTCTTGGTTTTAAATATTAGTAGCTTGATTATGTGGATCATTCCTGATCGCCGCATTGAAAATAAATACAAAGAATGA